In Kordia antarctica, the following proteins share a genomic window:
- a CDS encoding carboxypeptidase-like regulatory domain-containing protein, producing the protein MKIKLKWMLFFIICALTTFGNAQNDKIELRGTILDESSNTIPYVSVGIVKKYVGVSSTEDGEFSFFITKNELQDSLSVSSLGFEPFKILVEDYLKLEKKEIVLIETSTQLDAVVLLSSIDYVKKALENLRDNTLSIPHKLEMLYRRTTTESNKPKLLVENYIKIKDKGPGYSPGVVQVTESRKSADYRIWKSRQWQHSINSLFNLNPLRPHASQHKRNLKKFKWKQIGDSSFEGQDVIIVRGQNPKIDWERITLYIGLDNYEVYRIERGRSLFIYKRHNSGKLVLSYFKNEWQIKNQNVPKEYQNTEANPTSYKTEAFVFNIDTNKKEARKIYHFGDDTDMSLIELPYNADFWKNLSLPPDTKFYKSIKDGLEANYGVPLETQFELVNR; encoded by the coding sequence ATGAAAATTAAACTTAAGTGGATGCTGTTCTTCATAATTTGTGCATTAACAACTTTTGGTAATGCCCAAAATGATAAAATAGAACTTCGAGGTACTATTTTAGATGAATCAAGTAACACAATACCTTATGTTTCGGTTGGAATAGTTAAAAAATATGTTGGTGTTTCTAGTACTGAGGACGGTGAGTTTTCTTTTTTTATAACAAAAAATGAATTGCAAGATTCACTTTCGGTATCAAGTTTGGGTTTTGAACCTTTTAAAATATTGGTTGAAGATTATTTAAAACTTGAAAAAAAGGAAATAGTACTCATTGAAACATCAACTCAACTTGACGCAGTAGTGTTATTAAGCTCAATTGATTATGTTAAAAAAGCTTTAGAAAATTTAAGAGACAACACGTTATCTATTCCTCATAAGCTCGAAATGCTTTATAGAAGGACAACAACCGAAAGTAATAAACCTAAACTCTTAGTAGAGAATTATATAAAAATAAAGGACAAAGGACCAGGATATTCACCTGGTGTTGTCCAAGTCACTGAATCTAGAAAATCTGCCGATTACAGAATATGGAAAAGTAGACAATGGCAACACTCAATTAATAGTCTATTTAATCTAAATCCGCTAAGACCTCATGCATCGCAGCATAAACGCAATTTAAAAAAGTTTAAATGGAAACAAATCGGTGATTCCTCGTTTGAAGGACAAGATGTCATAATCGTTAGAGGGCAAAATCCTAAAATTGATTGGGAAAGAATCACTTTGTATATAGGCTTAGACAACTATGAAGTTTATAGAATAGAGCGTGGGCGTTCTCTATTTATTTACAAAAGACATAATAGTGGTAAACTCGTACTAAGTTATTTTAAAAATGAGTGGCAAATTAAAAATCAGAATGTTCCAAAAGAGTATCAAAACACTGAAGCCAATCCAACAAGCTATAAAACTGAAGCTTTTGTTTTTAATATTGACACGAATAAAAAAGAGGCGAGAAAAATTTATCATTTTGGTGATGATACAGATATGAGTTTAATTGAATTGCCATATAATGCCGATTTCTGGAAGAACTTAAGCCTGCCACCAGATACTAAGTTTTATAAAAGTATTAAAGATGGTCTTGAAGCCAACTATGGTGTACCATTAGAAACTCAATTTGAACTGGTTAACAGATAA
- a CDS encoding sulfatase family protein: MKITSYKLILCLVASSMFFSCTAQKEEEKKQPNILWIFAEDLSPFMGVYGDSINKNATPVIDKLANEGVLFTRAYTTAPVCSAARSALITGVMQTTTGTHNHRSSRVPDIVVPEKLRINLPDGMKTLPELMREAGYFTFNNGKDDYNFHYNRRDLYSVSTKDDYKPGMNGWQGNFPTHKMSATQDAWNARPDKKQPWFGQIQIDGGKAHAKYVREGQELAANDVPLPPYFPDIPSQRKAWTDHYNANRGADVNVETILKQLEADGELENTIIFFFSDHGSPTSLRHKQFCYEGGMLVPLMIKGNHPALKSGTVRNDLVSLLDITATTLSMGKAKMPAYLDGQDLFAETFNEQEYVIGARDRCDYTIDRIRTVVSENYRYIKNYYPNRPMMQAGYRDKKPIVKDLKKAYKEGKLTAYQEEHWFGVRPMEELYDLKADPHQIHNLAENPAYTKTLTAHRTVLENWIKETDDKGQYPEDAAQLEATYNLWKDRPRFKNAKVNPEYDQFKID, translated from the coding sequence ATGAAAATCACTTCCTATAAATTAATTCTGTGCTTAGTAGCGAGTTCGATGTTTTTTTCGTGTACTGCACAAAAAGAAGAAGAGAAAAAACAACCAAATATTCTATGGATTTTTGCTGAAGATTTATCGCCTTTTATGGGTGTTTATGGCGATTCCATAAATAAAAATGCCACACCAGTTATAGATAAATTAGCTAACGAAGGTGTGTTGTTTACTAGAGCGTATACAACAGCGCCTGTGTGTTCTGCTGCACGTTCTGCTTTAATTACAGGCGTAATGCAAACTACTACAGGAACACATAATCATCGTTCTAGTAGAGTTCCAGATATTGTAGTTCCTGAGAAACTTCGAATTAATTTACCTGATGGCATGAAAACGCTTCCAGAATTAATGCGAGAAGCAGGATATTTCACTTTTAATAACGGAAAGGATGATTACAATTTTCATTACAATAGAAGAGATTTGTATTCAGTAAGTACAAAAGACGATTACAAACCAGGAATGAATGGTTGGCAAGGAAACTTTCCTACACATAAAATGTCTGCAACTCAAGATGCTTGGAATGCACGACCAGATAAAAAGCAACCTTGGTTTGGACAAATTCAGATAGATGGCGGAAAAGCACATGCTAAATATGTGCGTGAAGGTCAAGAATTAGCTGCAAATGATGTTCCATTACCACCTTATTTTCCAGATATTCCATCGCAACGCAAAGCGTGGACAGACCATTACAATGCCAATCGTGGTGCAGATGTAAATGTGGAAACAATTTTGAAGCAATTAGAAGCAGATGGTGAGTTAGAAAATACTATTATTTTCTTTTTCTCAGATCATGGAAGTCCAACTTCATTGCGACACAAGCAATTTTGTTATGAAGGCGGAATGTTAGTGCCATTAATGATAAAAGGAAATCATCCTGCTTTAAAATCGGGAACTGTACGAAATGATTTAGTCTCACTTTTAGATATTACAGCGACAACGTTGTCTATGGGGAAAGCCAAAATGCCAGCGTATTTAGATGGACAGGATTTATTTGCGGAAACGTTTAACGAACAAGAATATGTAATTGGAGCAAGAGATCGTTGCGATTACACGATAGACAGAATACGAACGGTAGTTTCTGAAAACTATCGGTATATCAAAAACTATTACCCAAACAGACCTATGATGCAAGCTGGTTACAGAGACAAAAAACCAATTGTAAAGGATTTGAAGAAAGCTTACAAAGAAGGTAAACTAACAGCATATCAAGAGGAACATTGGTTTGGAGTAAGACCAATGGAAGAATTATACGACTTAAAAGCAGATCCACATCAGATACATAATTTAGCAGAAAATCCAGCTTATACTAAAACACTAACAGCACATAGAACTGTTCTTGAAAACTGGATTAAAGAAACTGATGACAAAGGACAATATCCTGAAGATGCAGCACAATTAGAAGCTACTTACAACTTATGGAAAGATAGACCGCGTTTTAAAAATGCGAAGGTGAATCCTGAATACGATCAGTTTAAAATTGATTGA
- a CDS encoding RNA-directed DNA polymerase yields MKKSTYENCFSKSSLKLSWERVISSVGADAKDYFGIGIFSRNTDIVLAELSELLLSEKYHPKRPFKYFEPKKSGTQRTKTVLNIEDALVFQAISNHIAELEFSNLIETNKCVFGSVLNENVSKGVQLLEAEPDNFYFFEFYVETYNRFISSINETIETGKVTHILETDITGFFDAIPHSTILLELKNRGIDTKILDIFAKCLNIWSGTRDCATYGVGIPQGPAGSFLIANIILDSLDRLAIKNGLHYYRFMDDIRIYGKSRDELVQCLVAIDRHLKSKSLCLNSEKTLIELIDEHNSGKEKFLDDYGISIEKENKEEISQEILEQNITQFREKENGFESLEAKEYLPLYRNALKDYEKKLKQFHRKSIKHDLWLIETSEMRDFLTSSQKWRTIVKILKDETDYKPNESMINIWLFGIRAFNWKTNNFVWNLQLYENLSDSYEDIFAVFYEFSAYEWVQYQILSIFKDASYLNLDEQQQLLQSIPKTDSPLVRLGYFKILLQTIKTNTRFFQSVAELVKDEKNVYVKNSILNSINKTQLKIPIETLKNWFI; encoded by the coding sequence ATGAAAAAAAGCACTTATGAAAATTGTTTTAGTAAATCTTCACTAAAGTTGTCTTGGGAAAGAGTTATTTCCAGTGTAGGTGCTGATGCAAAAGACTATTTTGGAATTGGAATATTTAGTAGGAATACAGATATAGTATTAGCGGAATTGAGTGAATTACTTTTGTCAGAGAAATATCACCCCAAAAGACCATTCAAATATTTCGAACCTAAAAAAAGCGGTACACAAAGAACTAAAACTGTTTTAAACATTGAGGATGCTTTAGTTTTCCAAGCTATATCAAACCATATTGCAGAACTTGAATTTTCAAATTTAATTGAAACTAATAAATGTGTTTTTGGTAGCGTATTAAATGAAAATGTATCAAAGGGAGTTCAGCTTTTAGAAGCGGAACCAGATAACTTTTACTTTTTTGAGTTTTACGTAGAAACTTACAATCGATTTATTTCTAGCATAAACGAAACAATTGAGACCGGAAAAGTAACTCATATTCTGGAGACAGATATAACGGGTTTCTTTGATGCAATACCACATTCAACGATTTTACTTGAATTAAAAAATAGAGGTATTGACACAAAAATATTAGATATTTTTGCAAAATGTTTAAATATATGGTCTGGAACTAGAGATTGTGCTACTTATGGAGTTGGTATTCCTCAGGGACCAGCAGGTTCTTTTTTAATTGCCAATATAATACTTGATAGTCTCGATAGGCTTGCAATAAAAAACGGACTTCATTATTATCGATTTATGGATGATATTCGTATTTATGGCAAATCTCGTGATGAATTGGTACAATGTTTAGTCGCAATAGACCGTCATTTAAAATCTAAATCATTGTGTTTAAATTCTGAAAAAACCTTAATTGAATTAATTGATGAACATAATTCGGGAAAAGAAAAATTTTTAGATGATTATGGAATAAGTATTGAAAAAGAGAATAAAGAAGAAATTAGTCAAGAGATTTTAGAACAGAACATAACCCAATTTCGAGAAAAAGAAAACGGTTTTGAGAGTTTAGAAGCAAAGGAATATTTACCCTTATATAGAAATGCTTTAAAAGATTATGAGAAAAAACTCAAACAGTTCCATAGAAAAAGCATAAAGCACGATTTATGGTTAATTGAAACATCTGAAATGAGAGATTTTTTGACATCTTCTCAAAAATGGAGAACTATTGTCAAAATCTTAAAAGATGAAACAGATTATAAGCCAAACGAATCAATGATTAATATTTGGCTTTTTGGAATCAGAGCATTCAATTGGAAAACGAACAATTTTGTCTGGAATTTACAGCTTTACGAAAATCTATCTGATTCTTATGAAGATATTTTTGCTGTGTTTTATGAATTTAGTGCTTATGAATGGGTACAGTATCAAATTCTCTCAATTTTTAAGGATGCCTCTTATCTAAATCTTGATGAACAGCAACAATTACTACAATCCATCCCAAAAACAGATAGTCCTCTTGTTAGACTAGGATATTTTAAGATTTTATTACAAACGATTAAAACAAATACCAGATTTTTTCAATCAGTAGCGGAACTAGTAAAAGATGAAAAAAATGTTTATGTAAAAAACTCAATTTTAAATTCTATAAATAAAACTCAATTGAAAATACCAATTGAAACTTTAAAAAACTGGTTCATATAA
- a CDS encoding outer membrane beta-barrel protein, which yields MKHSTLSLFLFLVVFATSITIAFAQDNSAVKGTIVSSEKEPLEYVSIAILQQKDSLYVASAITDVKGNFSIYNLPQDSLIVQINYIGHQVYFKNIVYKNQPIDLQTITLKEDTSMLDGVIITVTAPIQIKNDTITYNAKSFRTNPGDNIQELLKKLPGIELDADGKVLSQGEPVTRIFVDGKEFFGGDPSIVLKNVSADAISKVEVIDKKSDEAELTGIDDGNKEVVINFTLKKTKKNRGFGKMSGGVGLDSRYFSNLNYNQFSPKTQFSVIGKFNNINITGSNIQNFLENADGIDDDSGEDENSAKRTKSLNGFLTTAVTGIHVGHEFKKKESFNADYFFNYSDNDGLSNARRISFSNTNNFDYNSINRNSKTIDKHNLNFNYINKSNKSSSLTIKGTVTIDKTATNINRDESYRTDLGELATTNDQNFNNTFNRSFGNLKINYFKKLKKEGRSFKTGLNTRFISLEKDNEQNTINTRNIGNDNESTRDIFALRNEQFNTSIVDFNFKFTEPIAKYHYFNLESFINKRQVREDISQTREIETTAITQDTLAFKYITKELSSDTRFGYSFNTKKVVLFTALAMQHINWSYGVIDEDLIRRSQLYFNPIGFALYKPKRGIKYRFNYKKSVKIPKPEQSSTVVNDLNPNFIRQGNPSLEPEKLHKLSLVANINNYTSGINFFSKIQYLYATNAIIQRISIDEDFIRTRNYENQGNRKRFQTSLSFSKKVKGLGVRYTLKNKNRYNTSTSIINLQLNDVISKDFQFSGVLENSRKNKIDIKIGADFSINNTSFSIEQDLNRAYTKQQYFGAIDYNFNKRLNVNMQFDYIVFSDDVFVSNQKLPLWNAAISYSFSEGNNSILKLVLIDLLDKDVDIYRNSTTNFFEETTSESLGRYVVLSYTYKLNGRKKEPKKG from the coding sequence ATGAAACATAGTACACTCTCTTTATTTCTATTTCTGGTTGTTTTTGCAACAAGTATAACAATTGCATTTGCACAAGATAATTCAGCAGTAAAAGGAACGATTGTAAGTTCGGAAAAAGAACCTTTAGAATATGTTTCTATCGCTATTTTACAGCAAAAAGATTCCCTGTACGTTGCTTCAGCTATCACTGATGTAAAAGGTAATTTTAGTATTTATAATCTTCCTCAAGATTCTCTGATTGTTCAAATTAACTATATAGGACATCAAGTGTATTTTAAGAATATCGTTTATAAAAATCAGCCTATTGATTTACAAACCATCACGCTAAAAGAAGATACTTCAATGCTAGATGGCGTGATTATTACAGTTACTGCTCCTATTCAAATAAAAAATGATACCATCACTTACAACGCTAAATCTTTTAGAACAAATCCTGGAGATAATATTCAAGAACTCTTAAAAAAACTTCCTGGAATTGAGTTAGATGCTGACGGGAAAGTTCTTTCGCAAGGAGAACCTGTAACCCGAATTTTTGTGGATGGTAAAGAGTTTTTTGGTGGAGATCCGTCTATTGTTTTAAAAAACGTATCTGCCGATGCCATTTCTAAAGTAGAAGTGATAGACAAAAAAAGTGATGAAGCCGAATTAACTGGAATTGATGATGGCAACAAAGAAGTTGTGATTAATTTCACCTTAAAGAAAACGAAAAAGAATCGTGGATTCGGAAAAATGTCTGGCGGTGTTGGTTTAGACAGTCGTTATTTTAGCAATTTGAATTACAATCAGTTTTCTCCAAAAACGCAGTTTTCTGTGATAGGTAAATTCAATAATATTAATATTACAGGTTCTAATATTCAGAACTTTTTAGAAAATGCTGATGGTATTGATGATGATTCTGGTGAAGACGAAAATAGTGCCAAACGAACTAAAAGTTTAAATGGATTTTTAACTACTGCCGTAACAGGTATTCATGTCGGACACGAATTTAAAAAGAAGGAATCGTTTAATGCCGATTACTTTTTTAACTATTCAGATAATGATGGATTGTCAAATGCTAGGCGTATTTCATTTTCGAACACGAATAATTTTGACTATAATTCTATAAACCGAAATTCGAAGACTATTGATAAGCATAATCTTAATTTTAATTATATTAATAAGTCTAACAAATCGAGTAGTTTGACTATTAAAGGAACTGTAACTATAGACAAAACAGCGACCAATATAAACAGAGACGAAAGTTATAGGACTGATTTAGGTGAGTTGGCAACGACAAACGATCAAAATTTCAACAATACGTTTAATCGAAGTTTTGGAAACCTAAAAATCAATTATTTTAAGAAATTAAAAAAGGAAGGTCGAAGTTTTAAAACAGGTTTGAATACTCGATTTATTAGCTTAGAAAAAGACAACGAACAAAATACCATAAACACTAGAAACATTGGAAACGACAATGAATCAACTAGAGATATTTTTGCGTTAAGAAACGAACAGTTTAATACATCGATTGTTGATTTCAACTTCAAGTTTACTGAACCTATTGCAAAATATCATTATTTCAATTTAGAAAGTTTTATCAATAAGAGACAAGTTAGAGAAGACATTAGTCAGACACGAGAAATAGAAACTACTGCGATTACGCAAGATACACTCGCTTTTAAATATATTACAAAAGAATTGAGTTCGGATACGCGATTTGGGTATAGCTTTAACACAAAAAAAGTGGTGCTTTTTACTGCTTTGGCTATGCAACATATAAATTGGTCGTATGGCGTTATTGATGAAGATTTGATTAGAAGAAGTCAACTTTATTTTAATCCAATTGGTTTTGCATTGTACAAACCAAAAAGAGGTATTAAGTATCGTTTTAATTACAAAAAATCAGTTAAAATTCCAAAACCTGAACAAAGCTCAACAGTTGTTAATGACTTGAATCCCAATTTTATAAGACAAGGAAATCCAAGTTTAGAGCCAGAGAAACTTCATAAATTATCATTAGTAGCCAATATTAACAACTATACATCTGGCATTAACTTCTTTTCTAAAATTCAATATCTGTACGCTACAAATGCTATCATACAAAGAATTTCAATAGATGAAGATTTTATTAGAACTCGAAATTATGAAAATCAAGGCAATAGAAAACGCTTTCAAACAAGTTTGAGTTTTAGCAAGAAAGTGAAAGGTTTGGGCGTACGATATACTTTAAAAAATAAAAACCGCTACAATACGTCAACCTCTATTATTAATTTACAGTTGAATGATGTTATTTCTAAAGATTTTCAGTTTAGCGGTGTGTTAGAGAATAGTAGAAAGAATAAAATTGATATAAAAATAGGTGCCGATTTTAGCATTAACAACACTTCTTTTTCTATTGAACAAGATTTGAATAGAGCATACACCAAACAACAATATTTTGGCGCTATTGATTATAATTTTAATAAGCGTTTAAACGTGAATATGCAGTTTGATTACATTGTGTTTTCAGATGATGTTTTTGTTTCTAACCAAAAATTACCGTTATGGAATGCCGCCATTTCTTATTCTTTTTCTGAGGGAAATAACAGCATTTTAAAATTAGTCCTTATTGATTTATTAGATAAAGATGTAGACATTTATAGAAATAGTACAACGAATTTCTTTGAAGAAACTACTTCTGAAAGTTTAGGTCGCTATGTCGTTTTGAGTTATACGTATAAGTTGAATGGAAGGAAAAAGGAACCAAAAAAGGGTTAG
- a CDS encoding EF-hand domain-containing protein, which translates to MKYLKITLAVVALFAFSQTYAQDIGPKLKKKFAKIDTNSDNSVSLEELTAFYEGKKTKKGHPFKADKILLKKDTNKDGKLSLEEFAAKWDKKAKAKGKGKGKKKN; encoded by the coding sequence ATGAAATACTTAAAAATTACGTTGGCTGTAGTAGCATTATTTGCTTTTTCTCAAACATATGCACAAGATATTGGACCGAAATTAAAAAAGAAATTTGCGAAAATTGATACCAATAGTGACAACTCTGTTAGCTTAGAAGAACTAACTGCTTTTTATGAAGGTAAAAAAACAAAAAAAGGACATCCTTTTAAAGCTGATAAAATTTTATTAAAAAAAGATACTAATAAAGACGGGAAATTATCATTAGAAGAGTTTGCCGCTAAATGGGATAAAAAAGCCAAAGCAAAAGGTAAAGGTAAAGGTAAAAAGAAGAACTAA
- a CDS encoding sulfatase, protein MINQKPFLRFSIILSFLLFLSCKSQHKKQPILSEQPNIVLLFIDDYGWSDIGYRNDTFTTPNLNQFKTESLEFKRAYIPTPTCSPSRLSLLTGKEAIRLGMPRHIAIDPNNPDAEYNLWPKDPVQRPSRNYLPLVEITYAERLKEYGYYNMFIGKWHLGHVGRYPTDQGFDASYGTTNAGHPRSYYYPFFKEKDDPKGFLKSGPKEGDYLTDVLTDNAVDFIKKYNKNQPFMLSFWYYSVHGPSIARKDLLKKYQDAGLKGKYAHHAAMVEAMDESVGRVRKALEAKGIADNTVIIIMSDQGGAYTNAPLSGGKKGGNALGEGGARVPLLINYPGITKANTETNIPVQSIDLFPTLIEIASGKKGEDTQIQGVSLLPILKGKNIENRNLYFFRSYEDQYAAVISGDWKLIKYHSGKFQLFNVIKDISEQNNLIGTGLAIETKLKKDIATWEAEAVPEY, encoded by the coding sequence ATGATCAACCAAAAACCATTTTTAAGATTCAGTATCATACTAAGTTTCTTGTTGTTTCTTTCCTGTAAAAGTCAACACAAGAAGCAACCTATACTTTCAGAACAACCAAACATCGTTTTACTATTTATAGACGATTATGGATGGTCGGATATTGGATATCGAAACGATACATTTACGACTCCCAATCTAAATCAATTTAAAACTGAAAGCTTAGAATTTAAACGTGCGTACATTCCAACTCCAACATGTAGCCCAAGCAGATTATCATTACTAACAGGAAAAGAAGCGATCCGCTTAGGAATGCCAAGACATATTGCTATAGATCCAAATAATCCAGATGCAGAATATAACTTATGGCCAAAAGATCCAGTGCAAAGACCTTCTCGAAACTATTTGCCGTTAGTAGAAATTACCTATGCCGAACGACTAAAAGAATATGGCTATTATAACATGTTTATTGGCAAGTGGCATTTAGGTCACGTAGGTCGGTATCCAACAGATCAAGGATTTGATGCTTCCTATGGAACAACAAATGCTGGACATCCAAGAAGTTACTATTATCCATTCTTTAAAGAAAAAGATGATCCAAAAGGGTTTTTAAAATCTGGACCCAAAGAAGGCGATTATTTAACAGATGTGCTCACAGATAACGCAGTTGATTTTATAAAAAAATATAATAAAAATCAACCTTTTATGTTATCGTTTTGGTACTATTCGGTGCATGGACCTTCCATTGCAAGAAAGGATCTTTTGAAAAAATATCAAGATGCAGGATTAAAAGGTAAATATGCACATCATGCCGCAATGGTTGAAGCTATGGACGAATCTGTAGGTCGCGTTAGAAAAGCATTAGAAGCCAAAGGTATTGCAGATAATACCGTAATTATTATAATGTCAGACCAAGGTGGAGCGTATACAAACGCACCTTTAAGTGGTGGAAAAAAAGGCGGAAATGCTTTAGGTGAAGGCGGAGCGCGCGTACCATTACTAATAAACTATCCAGGGATTACAAAAGCGAATACAGAAACAAATATTCCTGTTCAATCTATAGACTTATTTCCCACTTTAATTGAAATTGCTTCAGGAAAAAAAGGTGAAGACACACAAATTCAAGGTGTAAGTTTGTTGCCAATCCTAAAAGGGAAAAACATAGAAAATCGAAATCTGTATTTCTTTAGAAGTTATGAAGATCAATATGCTGCGGTGATTTCTGGAGATTGGAAATTAATTAAATACCACAGCGGAAAATTTCAATTATTCAATGTGATAAAAGATATCAGTGAACAAAATAATTTGATTGGTACAGGATTAGCTATTGAAACCAAACTAAAAAAAGATATAGCTACTTGGGAAGCTGAAGCAGTTCCAGAATATTAA
- a CDS encoding T9SS type A sorting domain-containing protein, translated as MRIFLKIIACLLLTTGVYSQTLPADNTFFSPTIGGATQTISESAGTGDDSLTFTNAINTVNAAGGGKVIVNAGTYRILEVDLKSNVHLEVNSGVTFLPFNASTTANNAIFNSDSNTGIDNFSVIGIGGNFAVNLSSLATSIRIRVISFKFCSNFKVANFDITDNNTEFSSLAFGSNYTTTSTASGTRINSIRGIPNGGIIENISITNAHYGYGLVQVQGGKNLLFRDLSSVGGATLRLETGFNLIQYTDLFDFNDIKLDNIWARNITCTNGQSALQLSPHTLHQGYFNAENITATSCEVAVVWAAGFATDEQDMDGLMPGSFMSTSKIRNVTATFGQNAQMRSSRLRYIPCQLRVERSGGIGVATTLNVDGESRTTPSPGAVLREEDKLGHYTLDFPDTEVTAIGYNIAAHYLPPNAIFRDSFDDYEICNESVNGVNFFIPNGFQNTPNERNPEENGTLSLTNASLNVVNIYPNPTSDILNIKLPAHLEDEEVQFYTVLGKQVGHYKLQSQNQIDISHLSEGFYFLVFKSGIQKRIIVN; from the coding sequence ATGCGAATATTTTTAAAAATAATAGCATGTCTTTTACTTACAACGGGCGTCTATTCACAAACGTTACCTGCGGATAATACATTTTTTAGTCCAACAATTGGTGGTGCTACACAAACAATTTCTGAATCGGCAGGAACTGGTGATGATTCTCTAACATTTACGAATGCGATTAATACTGTGAATGCCGCTGGTGGCGGAAAAGTTATTGTAAATGCCGGAACGTACAGAATATTAGAAGTCGATTTAAAATCGAATGTACATCTTGAAGTTAACTCAGGAGTTACTTTTTTACCATTCAATGCTTCAACAACAGCTAACAATGCTATATTTAATTCGGATTCCAACACAGGAATAGATAACTTTAGTGTTATTGGTATTGGAGGCAACTTTGCAGTAAACTTAAGTAGTTTAGCAACCAGTATTAGAATTCGCGTGATTTCGTTTAAATTCTGCAGCAACTTTAAAGTAGCAAATTTCGATATTACAGATAATAACACCGAGTTTTCTTCATTAGCTTTTGGAAGTAATTACACTACAACATCAACAGCATCTGGTACAAGAATTAATAGTATAAGAGGAATTCCAAATGGTGGAATTATCGAAAATATATCTATCACAAATGCACATTATGGCTATGGATTAGTGCAAGTTCAAGGTGGTAAAAATTTATTATTTAGAGATTTATCTTCTGTTGGTGGCGCCACTTTAAGACTTGAAACAGGATTCAATTTGATACAATATACCGACCTTTTCGATTTTAATGATATTAAATTAGACAATATTTGGGCTAGAAACATAACATGTACCAACGGGCAAAGTGCTTTACAGCTTTCGCCACATACATTACATCAAGGATATTTTAATGCTGAAAACATTACGGCAACTAGTTGTGAAGTAGCAGTAGTTTGGGCGGCAGGATTTGCCACAGATGAACAAGATATGGATGGTTTAATGCCAGGTTCTTTTATGAGCACTTCTAAAATAAGAAATGTGACAGCAACTTTTGGTCAAAATGCACAAATGCGATCTAGTAGATTACGCTATATTCCTTGCCAATTAAGAGTCGAAAGATCGGGTGGAATTGGTGTGGCAACAACTTTAAATGTAGATGGAGAAAGTCGTACAACGCCTTCACCAGGAGCTGTATTAAGAGAAGAAGATAAGTTAGGACATTACACATTAGATTTTCCAGATACGGAAGTAACAGCTATTGGATATAATATTGCAGCGCATTATTTACCGCCAAATGCTATTTTTAGAGATAGCTTTGATGATTATGAAATTTGTAATGAGTCTGTTAATGGAGTCAATTTTTTCATACCAAATGGTTTTCAAAATACTCCAAACGAAAGAAATCCAGAAGAGAACGGAACCTTATCGCTTACGAATGCTTCACTTAATGTAGTAAACATATATCCAAATCCAACAAGCGACATTCTAAACATAAAATTGCCAGCGCATTTAGAAGATGAAGAAGTACAATTTTATACTGTTTTAGGAAAGCAAGTTGGTCATTACAAACTACAATCACAAAATCAAATAGATATATCGCATTTAAGTGAAGGTTTCTATTTTCTAGTATTTAAAAGCGGAATTCAAAAACGAATAATTGTAAATTAA